The following DNA comes from Anopheles coustani chromosome 2, idAnoCousDA_361_x.2, whole genome shotgun sequence.
CTTTATCTGAAATTTGAGACTATTCAAATAGGTAGTTTCTGAAAATATCTGCATATCAGCCATACACTGCTCCAACTGGCCTCCTTTTACGATGTTAGTAATCATGTTCAGGTAGAACTTTACCAAATTGAATATTGAGTACAATATGATCGTATCCTTTTCGGCATTTAGTATCGCCTCAACTCGCACTCTGAGGGGGTGACACACCCCATCCGAAATGTTGATCATTGCAGATTGAACCTGCTCCGAAATATCTTCCTTATCGCAATTTCTGACAAGCATCTGTAGATTTTCCTTCTCTGGCGGAAGGATTTGGTGAATATAAGCAAACATATCCCCTATGTAACGTTTTGAGTCGTGAGCTAGCATCTCTATCGGCCTCGGGTTTCCACCCGGGCCTCCTGTTGTAAGTGCATCAATGAAGCAACGAACAACCACCGATCGCCGTGCGGTGGAATACTCATCAATTAcgtatttgaataaaactggTCGATCTTGAAGCCTTGCCATAGCCTGTACTATAAGAACGCCCATCTCATTTGATTCCACGTTCCTGCAGTGCGATTGCGTCCAGCGGTAAAGGCGTTCCAAGGCTGCCTCTTGATGGAGTGTCATTTCTTCCATTATGTCTAATGCCACTGTTTGGTATCCATTTTGCATCAATGTACGACAATCGGTATGAATGCTTTGCACTCGATCCAATACCTGAAAAAAATCCGCTGCTATTGGGGCATCGCGTTTGGAACCGTATAACATCTGATGTTCGGTTAATGACAACTGGAATCGCGACAAGAACCCACAGGCAAGTTTCTGTTGTACTTGCAGCTTATTGTTTTCCTCCTGTAATGCATTTGACTGTTGTATCAGATCCTTGGTTTGAGCCTCAGTGTTGCTAAGTTGCGATTTCATGTTTTCGACAGATAGGCTCATCGAATTAATATCATTGCAAATGCCATCCAAAACCTCCTTTACGTTTTTCAATGCATCTAGAAAGTTCTGTACACAAAGAACGAATCATTCGCTAAGGAACATGCCACTTTTTAGCTAAATTCATTATACCTACTTGATTGATTTCcaagcttttcttttcaatttggcTTCTCAAGTTACGCCGTGTTTGAAGAGTGTTCTCCTTGAAAAATGACGAAAGGTCGGACAAAGCCTCTAGCGTTTCTCGGTCATTTTCGATGCGCGATTCAAGCACTTTATTCAAGCGCTGCTGAATATAATCTTCTTTTGATACTGCTATCGCCATTGCTCAAGAtaatttttgtgtttcttttggtCACTTGATTGAGTTTGCTTTCGTGTCCGTGGACGGTGACGTGCAGTGCTGGAAGATTCTGGATTCGGAAGATCGAAGAGTCGGATTCATTGGATCACATGAGTCgtattcgaatcagattttaTTACAGGTTGCCTCAGTCTTCATCGACTCCgcccgctaggcgatttcgagcaaatcgtcctaaaaaaaatcatacgtgacacaaacatcgagcagttttgtatggtgagtaCGACGAAGTAGAACGATATTGCTCAAAAAACATCCtacatttgtttcatccccatacaaaaaagtagggcgtttgttcgcgcgtagAACGTTTTTAGGAAGATTTTCGGAggatttcgagctgcctattGGGGGGATTATGTCGTTTGACAGATAGTTCGTAGCTAATTTAAAGTATCGTGCTTGTCCTTCGATCACACGATTTAATTCGGAAAATCCCAGAAATTGGAAAACTGTAGTAGGGGGACGACGATCCctaagaaaatggaaaattgtagCCTACtgcttccttttcttcttcttattttccttcttcttcttttttttcttcttcttcttctt
Coding sequences within:
- the LOC131262653 gene encoding conserved oligomeric Golgi complex subunit 6, giving the protein MAIAVSKEDYIQQRLNKVLESRIENDRETLEALSDLSSFFKENTLQTRRNLRSQIEKKSLEINQNFLDALKNVKEVLDGICNDINSMSLSVENMKSQLSNTEAQTKDLIQQSNALQEENNKLQVQQKLACGFLSRFQLSLTEHQMLYGSKRDAPIAADFFQVLDRVQSIHTDCRTLMQNGYQTVALDIMEEMTLHQEAALERLYRWTQSHCRNVESNEMGVLIVQAMARLQDRPVLFKYVIDEYSTARRSVVVRCFIDALTTGGPGGNPRPIEMLAHDSKRYIGDMFAYIHQILPPEKENLQMLVRNCDKEDISEQVQSAMINISDGVCHPLRVRVEAILNAEKDTIILYSIFNLVKFYLNMITNIVKGGQLEQCMADMQIFSETTYLNSLKFQIKQLLHGANENRSGLEPPLSDLVPSSSVGRLLNLLKEILSVASMVAGSQKDITKIVGCVIDPLLQSVQESASHLPTTDMAVYLLNSLYQIESVISIYEYMEERLERLRAQSDAQIDTLTSEQASSLVANLNLGPIYTVLQGNSSQIEQKHLNTFVVKLEQFLQTPEILLLPQVNLLISSSHRGTVQKRSFNVIIALYRQIYERIHDPKNGYANPELILAKTPEVVNELLCG